In the Engystomops pustulosus chromosome 2, aEngPut4.maternal, whole genome shotgun sequence genome, one interval contains:
- the C2H3orf52 gene encoding TPA-induced transmembrane protein isoform X2 yields MNPKLWIGLVFLLIIVVTIISLVLYSYIYCDEDEQNLSNLSLNSSCTYTGFLNGTNQCLWDSLVKNETLFQERITSAYTMSPFLKYFFIAAKVNYNSNDKNKSAVIYLDFTHPPKSMKYSISTELVEGILRQDMYDLEKAACEGQHILKDFLKVSLTSM; encoded by the exons ATGAACCCGAAGCTCTGGATTGGCCTTGTATTTTTATTGATCATAGTCGTAACTATAATCAGCCTTGTACTTTATTCAT ATATATATTGTGATGAAGATGAACAAAATTTGAGCAACCTTTCATTAAACAGCTCATGTACATACACTGGATTTCTTAATGGAACAAACCAATGTCTCTGGGATTCATTGGTCAAGAATGAAACACTATTTCAGGAAAGG ATTACAAGTGCATATACAATGTCTCCTTTTTTGAAGTACTTCTTTATTGCTGCAAAAGTAAATTATAATTCAAA TGATAAGAATAAATCAGCAGTCATTTATCTGGATTTTACACATCCCCCAAAGTCCATGAAGTATTCAATAAGTACAGAGCTTGTGGAGGGGATCCTGAGGCAAGATATGTATGATCTAGAAAAGGCTGCATGTGAAGGCCAACACATTTTAAAAGATTTCTTGAAAGTCTCTCTAACGA GTATGTAG
- the C2H3orf52 gene encoding TPA-induced transmembrane protein isoform X1 has protein sequence MDPNHNNHIAAVPLMNNVQKVRRKRRNKILMNPKLWIGLVFLLIIVVTIISLVLYSYIYCDEDEQNLSNLSLNSSCTYTGFLNGTNQCLWDSLVKNETLFQERITSAYTMSPFLKYFFIAAKVNYNSNDKNKSAVIYLDFTHPPKSMKYSISTELVEGILRQDMYDLEKAACEGQHILKDFLKVSLTSM, from the exons ATGGATCCTAATCACAATAACCACATAGCGGCTGTCCCTTTAATG aacAATGTACAGAAAGTACGGAGGAAACGTAGAAACAAAATTCTTATGAACCCGAAGCTCTGGATTGGCCTTGTATTTTTATTGATCATAGTCGTAACTATAATCAGCCTTGTACTTTATTCAT ATATATATTGTGATGAAGATGAACAAAATTTGAGCAACCTTTCATTAAACAGCTCATGTACATACACTGGATTTCTTAATGGAACAAACCAATGTCTCTGGGATTCATTGGTCAAGAATGAAACACTATTTCAGGAAAGG ATTACAAGTGCATATACAATGTCTCCTTTTTTGAAGTACTTCTTTATTGCTGCAAAAGTAAATTATAATTCAAA TGATAAGAATAAATCAGCAGTCATTTATCTGGATTTTACACATCCCCCAAAGTCCATGAAGTATTCAATAAGTACAGAGCTTGTGGAGGGGATCCTGAGGCAAGATATGTATGATCTAGAAAAGGCTGCATGTGAAGGCCAACACATTTTAAAAGATTTCTTGAAAGTCTCTCTAACGA GTATGTAG